The following coding sequences are from one Gadus macrocephalus chromosome 3, ASM3116895v1 window:
- the scoca gene encoding short coiled-coil protein A isoform X1, whose translation MEGEGDEKDESFTNVSLAEDSADSGTAALYSKQDEIFTMNCDMDGDMENQVEMEEKTRLINQVLELQHTLEDLSARVDAVKEENLKLKSENQVLGQYIENLMSASSVFQTTDTKSKRK comes from the exons atggagggagaaggagacgaGAAGGACGAGTCTTTTACCAACGTCTCCTTGGCCGAGGACTCTG CGGACAGTGGAACCGCAGCCCTGTATTCCAAACAGGACGAGATCTTCACCATGAATTGCGACATGGATG GAGACATGGAGAACCAGGTTGAGATGGAGGAGAAGACCAGGCTCATCAATCAGGTTCTGGAACTCCAGCATACCTTGGAAG ATCTGTCCGCGCGGGTGGACGCCGTCAAGGAGGAGAACCTGAAGCTGAAGTCGGAGAACCAGGTCCTGGGGCAGTACATCGAGAACCTCATGTCTGCCTCCAGCGTCTTCCAGACCACAGACACCAAGAGCAAACGAAAGTAA
- the scoca gene encoding short coiled-coil protein A isoform X2 produces MNCDMDGDMENQVEMEEKTRLINQVLELQHTLEDLSARVDAVKEENLKLKSENQVLGQYIENLMSASSVFQTTDTKSKRK; encoded by the exons ATGAATTGCGACATGGATG GAGACATGGAGAACCAGGTTGAGATGGAGGAGAAGACCAGGCTCATCAATCAGGTTCTGGAACTCCAGCATACCTTGGAAG ATCTGTCCGCGCGGGTGGACGCCGTCAAGGAGGAGAACCTGAAGCTGAAGTCGGAGAACCAGGTCCTGGGGCAGTACATCGAGAACCTCATGTCTGCCTCCAGCGTCTTCCAGACCACAGACACCAAGAGCAAACGAAAGTAA